The Lycium barbarum isolate Lr01 chromosome 12, ASM1917538v2, whole genome shotgun sequence genome includes a region encoding these proteins:
- the LOC132625114 gene encoding uncharacterized protein LOC132625114 has protein sequence MWNFASNCVAGNIGLKNDSLKRIQHSADISDDETSSITSREEGLECPICWESFNIVENVPYVLWCGHTLCKNCILGLQWAVVKFPTLPLQLPLFIACPWCSMLSLRLVYRGNLKFPRKNFFLLWMLESMNGDRTKSHNSSCGDHHQTAWPSCTKFLGSTASQSNRQRGQYVHHQESSGSSHDHNHINGSLAIERLHSSLRKSLVFFVHLTAKFPLVVVFLLIIMYAIPASAAILALYMLVTVVFALPSFLILYFAYPSLDWLVREIVT, from the coding sequence ATGTGGAACTTTGCATCCAATTGTGTAGCTGGAAATATAGGGCTAAAGAATGACTCTCTGAAGCGTATTCAGCATTCAGCAGATATATCAGACGATGAAACCTCTTCAATAACCAGCAGGGAGGAGGGACTTGAGTGTCCAATATGCTGGGAATCTTTTAACATTGTTGAAAACGTACCCTATGTTCTATGGTGTGGCCATACCCTTTGTAAAAACTGCATCCTAGGACTACAATGGGCCGTTGTGAAATTTCCTACTTTGCCGCTCCAGCTTCCACTGTTTATAGCTTGTCCCTGGTGCAGTATGTTATCCCTTCGTTTGGTTTATAGAGGGAACCTTAAGTTTCCCCGTAAGAACTTCTTTCTTCTCTGGATGCTTGAGAGTATGAACGGTGACAGAACAAAGTCTCATAATTCATCTTGTGGGGATCATCATCAGACAGCCTGGCCATCATGTACAAAGTTCCTAGGAAGTACAGCAAGCCAGTCTAACCGACAAAGGGGACAGTATGTTCATCACCAAGAATCATCAGGCTCGAGCCATGATCACAATCACATCAATGGTTCTCTTGCTATTGAGAGACTTCATTCTTCTCTGCGCAAGTCTCTTGTTTTCTTTGTTCATTTGACAGCCAAGTTTCCTCTAGTAGTCGTATTTCTCCTGATCATCATGTATGCTATACCTGCCAGCGCCGCAATCTTGGCCTTGTACATGCTCGTCACCGTTGTGTTTGCTCTCCCATCTTTTCTAATTCTGTACTTTGCATATCCCAGTTTGGATTGGTTGGTTCGAGAAATCGTCACCTGA